From Methanobacterium congolense, one genomic window encodes:
- a CDS encoding putative glycoside hydrolase: MLAAFALIFAVVLTAGSVCAEDPINGSDEPVINDLNSSGNGSTNGTNSLNAAGSTDESDFKTSAPPIGTVKGYWIRYETRYLDSVSLATLRSQKVTDLFVLTPKDNLKAIQPFIDKFGGTGGLRIHAWIICFKGSDGWINLDPNTTAGKNIQGLIRTDVSTLVNNYNIQGIHLDYVRYPGTAYKYANSTRIITDFVASIRSILSGKSIYLSAAVMPDEVILSNGAGKYYGQSYDELADYLNFLVPMTYKGNYNTNTQWIGTKVAHIKSLAKDKNGNSIPVLAGIQNYKGDGNLQLLSAAEVNADAAYAMTCGASGYVVFRYGIAKYVAYSVTVPYKKVKYRAWVKKAYKVKKWVKRHGKWVRKYVTKYKWKKVWKTKWLYTSRTYGKYVLT, encoded by the coding sequence TTGCTTGCAGCCTTCGCATTGATTTTTGCAGTTGTTTTGACTGCAGGATCTGTGTGTGCAGAGGATCCAATAAACGGTTCAGATGAACCTGTTATTAATGATTTAAATTCCTCGGGCAATGGTTCAACCAATGGAACTAATAGTCTAAATGCTGCGGGTTCAACAGATGAATCTGATTTTAAAACATCCGCACCCCCCATTGGAACGGTGAAGGGCTATTGGATACGTTACGAAACCCGTTACCTTGACAGTGTCAGTCTGGCCACCCTCAGATCCCAGAAAGTTACGGATCTATTCGTTTTAACTCCAAAGGATAATCTGAAGGCCATACAACCCTTCATAGATAAGTTTGGAGGGACCGGTGGATTGAGGATCCACGCATGGATAATCTGTTTCAAGGGATCAGATGGTTGGATAAACCTTGATCCAAATACCACTGCGGGTAAAAATATTCAGGGCCTGATCCGTACAGATGTGTCTACCCTAGTTAACAACTACAACATACAGGGAATTCATTTGGACTACGTCAGATATCCTGGAACAGCCTACAAATACGCTAATTCAACCAGGATCATAACAGACTTCGTTGCGTCAATACGGAGTATACTCTCTGGAAAATCGATATACCTATCAGCCGCAGTGATGCCAGATGAGGTTATTCTATCCAACGGCGCAGGAAAATACTACGGACAGAGCTACGATGAATTGGCTGACTACCTTAACTTTCTTGTTCCAATGACCTACAAAGGAAACTACAACACCAACACCCAGTGGATAGGCACTAAAGTAGCCCACATAAAATCCCTGGCAAAGGATAAAAACGGCAACTCAATACCAGTACTCGCAGGAATCCAGAATTACAAGGGTGATGGAAACTTACAGCTTCTCTCAGCAGCTGAAGTGAATGCAGATGCAGCATACGCAATGACTTGTGGAGCTTCAGGATACGTTGTATTTCGATATGGAATTGCAAAGTACGTAGCTTATAGTGTTACAGTGCCCTACAAAAAAGTCAAGTACCGAGCATGGGTTAAAAAGGCATACAAAGTTAAGAAGTGGGTTAAAAGGCACGGAAAATGGGTGCGCAAGTACGTAACCAAGTACAAATGGAAGAAGGTATGGAAAACCAAATGGCTCTACACCTCCAGGACCTATGGAAAATACGTTTTAACGTAG
- a CDS encoding transglutaminase domain-containing protein — MKRHLLLVVLLLFGMVLPSTSIIYATTANQQVSEDITNASNITENLTDLQNTSIIQSTTAGNSSNGTAVSDAVKNQYTEGSTNSNTTSSNDSVNSNVSGTNQSSEAAGDESYNNVHGIWLSTYDVSKISADELIKNGITDVFVKTNRIKDPTYQSILQTILSKLSGTGIRVHAWITCFVDENGKWVDPQGTYTYKVNVTKTVKQTTAVKSWYKSWYKSWYKKWYKYSGKWKYSWKYTWKYVWKYKLKNVTTYKQVTTTENRTGTSTAYQDNLISFIKTITTNYNIDGIHLDYIRYPGTAYKYTNGTQTITNFVKRVHDTVKSIKPKVAVSAALMPEGAVNGYYYGQDYSQLSKYLDFLVPMIYKGNYNENTDWIGEKVAYIVSHSNGKPVLAGLQTYESDANVTPISGAELNADVKSAWKNGASGYVLFRYGLINKAFNYTQANNGKPSTNTTKVTTFTLDQIKDAALRVKTYVETNKKLPNYVQIGSVQVEMPEFLKLLTDSLLNISKGSKASVALKSVDAPSNPTEDLKSGNINKTEYLAIASKLSSFINANGVAPNYAASSLGKIQFESLVYMYSKILNFYGTKKYIPSYVSMNTWKNTTQNGTTDTIPAELQKYLAATKNCQSTNATIVALSKSITSGATSSYDKATKIFNWVRDNLGYSFYYDTKYGAVGTLNAKTGNCVDTSHLLIALSRAAGIPARYVHGKCTFSSGNVYGHVWAQLYVNGKWYDADAISLRNSLGVIKNWNTTSWTLKGIYSELPF, encoded by the coding sequence ATGAAGCGACATTTGTTGCTTGTAGTGCTATTGCTTTTTGGCATGGTGCTACCCAGTACAAGCATTATATATGCCACCACAGCAAACCAGCAAGTCTCAGAAGATATCACGAACGCCAGCAACATCACGGAAAACCTAACTGACCTACAGAACACAAGCATAATTCAGAGTACAACTGCAGGAAATTCCAGCAATGGAACTGCAGTTAGCGATGCAGTGAAAAATCAGTACACAGAGGGCAGCACGAATTCAAACACAACCAGTAGTAACGATAGTGTTAACAGTAACGTTTCAGGAACAAATCAAAGTTCAGAGGCAGCAGGAGATGAATCATATAATAATGTCCACGGGATCTGGCTCAGCACGTACGATGTGAGTAAGATCAGTGCTGATGAATTAATAAAAAATGGAATAACAGATGTGTTCGTAAAAACGAACAGGATCAAGGATCCGACATACCAAAGCATACTGCAAACAATCCTGAGTAAACTCAGTGGTACTGGAATAAGGGTTCATGCGTGGATAACCTGTTTCGTTGATGAAAACGGAAAATGGGTTGATCCTCAGGGTACGTACACCTACAAGGTGAATGTAACCAAAACAGTTAAACAGACAACAGCAGTGAAGTCATGGTACAAATCCTGGTACAAGTCATGGTACAAAAAATGGTACAAGTACAGTGGTAAATGGAAGTACAGTTGGAAGTACACTTGGAAGTACGTTTGGAAATACAAGTTGAAGAACGTTACAACCTACAAACAGGTTACAACAACTGAAAACAGGACAGGTACCAGCACAGCATATCAGGACAATCTGATAAGCTTCATAAAAACCATAACAACCAACTACAACATCGATGGGATACACCTTGATTACATCAGGTATCCTGGAACAGCTTACAAATATACCAATGGAACCCAGACCATAACGAACTTCGTTAAAAGGGTGCATGACACAGTTAAGTCCATAAAGCCAAAGGTAGCAGTTTCAGCAGCTTTAATGCCTGAAGGTGCTGTGAATGGTTATTACTATGGACAGGATTACAGTCAACTCTCCAAGTATCTTGATTTCCTTGTACCAATGATCTACAAGGGAAACTACAATGAGAATACGGATTGGATAGGTGAAAAAGTGGCTTACATAGTAAGTCATTCCAATGGAAAACCGGTACTGGCAGGTCTTCAGACCTACGAGTCCGATGCCAACGTGACCCCAATATCCGGAGCTGAATTAAATGCTGATGTCAAATCTGCTTGGAAAAATGGTGCATCAGGATATGTACTCTTCAGGTACGGTTTGATCAATAAAGCCTTCAACTACACACAGGCGAACAATGGGAAACCATCAACAAACACAACCAAGGTAACAACATTTACTTTGGATCAGATCAAGGACGCAGCTTTAAGGGTTAAAACATACGTTGAAACAAATAAAAAACTTCCGAACTATGTTCAGATAGGTTCAGTACAGGTAGAAATGCCTGAATTTCTGAAATTACTGACAGATAGTTTGTTGAATATTAGCAAAGGTTCAAAAGCATCTGTAGCACTGAAAAGTGTGGACGCTCCTTCGAATCCAACAGAAGACCTTAAAAGTGGAAACATTAACAAAACAGAGTACCTTGCAATTGCAAGTAAACTGAGCTCCTTCATAAATGCAAATGGAGTAGCTCCGAACTATGCAGCAAGTTCTCTTGGAAAAATTCAGTTCGAATCGTTGGTCTACATGTATTCGAAGATACTGAACTTCTACGGGACAAAAAAATACATCCCAAGCTATGTTTCAATGAACACATGGAAGAACACAACCCAAAATGGTACAACCGATACTATACCTGCAGAACTGCAGAAGTATCTAGCTGCGACTAAAAACTGTCAGTCAACGAATGCAACCATAGTTGCACTTTCAAAATCAATAACAAGCGGTGCAACATCAAGCTACGATAAAGCAACCAAGATATTCAACTGGGTAAGGGATAATCTCGGCTATTCCTTCTACTACGACACCAAATATGGTGCAGTAGGGACACTGAACGCCAAGACAGGAAACTGTGTTGACACTTCTCACCTGTTGATAGCATTATCCCGGGCTGCAGGAATCCCAGCACGATACGTACATGGAAAATGTACATTTTCCAGTGGAAATGTATATGGACATGTTTGGGCTCAGCTCTACGTGAATGGTAAATGGTACGATGCAGATGCAATAAGTCTAAGAAACTCCCTGGGAGTTATAAAGAATTGGAACACAACCTCGTGGACGTTAAAAGGTATCTACTCAGAATTGCCTTTTTAA
- a CDS encoding thiamine-phosphate synthase family protein codes for MEIQNIEMAIEILEKSPEFADIVPEVRSNIVMAKEGAKDIRDVAGIPGRITTVKGWAKSFIKPEFGVSSHMARLVLSMMKHDPQRRSALNIRYDDEIIDICQKLGLKVSSYNRQDEPEDVMKFEGGTIPWGVEEAIKKLGDIPDVVYHTGSWGKEPMICLTGPDAVEVARTAVCISKLYRVRVQKNKNESNTKSTENLLKNSMTVSGSFEDSYSVVFAPSRSAYVGKKAHVSCIFCAIAEGDERVDSRVLYKDDKNMVIMNMFPYNRGHLEVVPLKHVTDLNEMKSEEIKDIFILVQRSIRLVREVIKAEGINVGINLGEAAGSSINHLHIHIVPRFKYESGFMETTANTRVVEESINETYTRFMEKIDILRENHEV; via the coding sequence ATGGAGATACAAAACATTGAAATGGCCATTGAAATCCTTGAAAAATCCCCTGAATTTGCTGATATCGTTCCTGAAGTGAGGAGCAACATAGTCATGGCAAAGGAAGGTGCAAAGGATATAAGAGACGTTGCAGGCATCCCCGGACGTATCACAACAGTTAAAGGATGGGCCAAATCATTTATAAAACCAGAATTTGGGGTTTCATCCCACATGGCCCGGCTTGTGCTGAGTATGATGAAACATGACCCCCAGAGGCGAAGTGCCCTTAACATACGCTACGATGATGAGATAATTGACATATGCCAGAAACTTGGTTTGAAGGTTTCCTCCTACAACAGACAAGACGAACCTGAGGACGTTATGAAGTTTGAAGGCGGAACCATTCCATGGGGTGTTGAGGAGGCAATAAAAAAGCTGGGAGACATTCCAGATGTTGTATATCACACAGGATCTTGGGGAAAAGAACCCATGATCTGTTTAACTGGACCAGATGCTGTTGAAGTTGCTAGAACTGCTGTTTGCATTTCAAAGCTTTACAGGGTAAGGGTCCAAAAGAATAAAAATGAAAGTAACACTAAATCCACTGAAAATCTTTTAAAAAATTCCATGACTGTTTCAGGCAGTTTTGAAGATAGTTACAGTGTTGTTTTTGCACCATCACGAAGCGCATACGTGGGTAAAAAAGCACATGTTTCCTGCATCTTCTGTGCAATAGCTGAAGGTGATGAAAGGGTGGATTCCAGGGTTTTGTATAAAGATGACAAAAACATGGTAATTATGAACATGTTTCCCTACAACAGGGGGCACCTTGAAGTTGTGCCCTTGAAACATGTTACAGATTTAAATGAAATGAAATCTGAAGAGATAAAAGATATATTCATCCTTGTACAAAGATCCATAAGACTCGTTAGGGAAGTTATAAAGGCAGAGGGCATCAACGTTGGGATAAACCTCGGTGAAGCTGCAGGTTCCAGTATAAACCATTTACACATTCATATTGTGCCTCGTTTCAAATATGAATCCGGTTTCATGGAAACAACTGCAAATACAAGGGTTGTTGAAGAGAGTATCAATGAAACTTACACCAGGTTCATGGAAAAAATTGATATTTTGAGGGAAAACCATGAAGTATGA
- a CDS encoding putative glycoside hydrolase, which translates to MLCFVVISVGTVSADNVTNVTQNNSLNQTQSVNQLAETKNTTVRGYWIRGDTALGMNSSNWDELQKGGVTDVFVSCSRYSASYSYDKVLAAVIPYAHARGINVHAWITCFKDASGNWVDPQGLKSSKVSVKYKYWYKGWYKVAYKVKVKHYTKVKYKYLGKWRTKYKVTYSYVTKYKWKKGWTYKWLYQTKTVYNYDSSFNNGLVNYIATVAKTGVDGIHLDYVRYPGTAYKYSGATSTITSFVARVHNTVKAVNSNIILSAAVMPEGSSNSYYYGQDYSQMSRYLDFIVPMIYKGNYGYSHTNGTSTTGASGTAWIASKTAWIVQHSNGIPVLAGLQTYRSDTNWSSLVPADELTGDIKAAMTSGASGYMLFRYGLSLLKVLP; encoded by the coding sequence ATGCTTTGTTTTGTAGTTATAAGTGTTGGTACCGTTAGTGCAGATAACGTTACCAATGTAACACAAAACAATTCCTTGAACCAAACTCAGTCAGTGAATCAACTTGCAGAAACTAAAAATACAACTGTCCGTGGATACTGGATACGTGGAGATACTGCACTTGGAATGAACTCCTCAAATTGGGACGAGCTTCAAAAGGGTGGAGTGACAGATGTTTTTGTATCCTGCTCAAGGTACTCAGCATCCTATTCCTACGATAAGGTCTTGGCGGCAGTGATCCCTTACGCCCATGCCAGAGGCATAAACGTCCATGCATGGATCACGTGCTTCAAGGATGCCAGTGGTAACTGGGTTGACCCGCAGGGCCTTAAATCATCCAAAGTTTCAGTTAAATACAAGTACTGGTACAAGGGATGGTACAAGGTTGCCTACAAGGTCAAAGTCAAGCATTACACCAAGGTCAAATACAAGTACCTGGGCAAATGGAGAACCAAGTACAAGGTAACCTATTCCTACGTTACCAAGTACAAATGGAAAAAGGGATGGACTTACAAATGGTTGTATCAAACCAAGACTGTATACAACTACGACAGTTCATTCAACAATGGACTTGTGAACTACATTGCAACCGTTGCCAAAACAGGAGTTGACGGCATACACCTTGACTACGTCAGATATCCTGGAACAGCTTACAAGTACTCTGGAGCCACTTCAACAATAACATCCTTTGTTGCAAGGGTTCATAACACCGTAAAAGCAGTAAACTCAAATATAATCCTCTCAGCAGCTGTTATGCCTGAGGGTAGTTCAAACAGTTACTACTATGGACAGGATTACAGTCAGATGTCCCGGTACTTGGATTTCATAGTACCAATGATATACAAGGGAAACTACGGGTACAGCCACACAAACGGCACAAGTACCACTGGTGCAAGTGGAACAGCATGGATTGCCAGTAAAACTGCATGGATAGTTCAGCACTCAAATGGAATTCCAGTTCTCGCAGGTCTTCAAACCTACAGATCCGATACTAACTGGTCTTCACTCGTCCCTGCAGATGAGTTAACAGGAGATATAAAGGCTGCAATGACCAGTGGAGCTTCTGGTTACATGCTCTTCAGGTACGGACTCAGTTTACTCAAAGTTCTACCCTGA